The window CGCGACGGGCTATTCCGACCACACCCTGGGCATCGCCTGCCCCATCGCCGCCGTGGCCCTTGGCGCGACGGTCGTCGAGAAGCATTTCACCCTGGATCGCCGAATGGAGGGGCCGGACCATGCGGCCTCCCTGGAGCCCGGGGAACTGGCGGCCATGGTGGCGGCCGTGCGCACGGTGGAGGCTGCCCTGGGGCACGGCCGCAAGGAGCCCAGCTCCTCGGAGCGCGAGAACATCCTGGTGGCCCGGCGCTACCTGGTGGCCGCCCGGAACATCGCCGAGGGCGAAGTCTATTCCCCGGAGAACGTGGCCGCGCGGCGCACGGGCTCCGGCGGGGTGAGCCCCATGCGTTGGGAAGAGATCATGGGACGGCGCGCGCCGCGAGCCTTCGCCGCGGGGGAGAAGATCGAGCCATGAGGATCGCGGTCTTCACCGGCACCCGCGCCGAATACGGTCTGCTGCGCCCCGTGCTGGAACGGCTGCGCGACGCTCCGGACGCGGAACTCCTTTTGCTCGTCTCCGGCAGCCACCTTTCGGCCCGCCATGGGCATACCGTGGACGAGATCCGGGGGCACGGCTTCGAGCCGGACGCGGAAATCACCCTGGATCTGGACGACGACTCGCCCCAGGGCGTGGCCCGGGCGGCCGCTCAGGCCCTGGCCGGGTGCGCCGAGGCCCTGGCACGACTCAAGCCGGACCGGCTCCTGATCCTTGGCGACCGCTACGAGGCCCTGGCCTGCGCCGTGGCCGCGTCCCTGTGCCGCGTGCCCATCGCCCACATCCACGGCGGCGAGGTGACCCGGGGCGCGGTGGACGATCAGTTCCGCCATGCCCTGGCCAAGCTCGCCGCGCTGCACTTCACGGCCTGCGAGGAGTACCGCCGCCGGGTGATCCAGATGGGTGAGCGGCCGGAAGCGGTCTTCAACGTCGGCTCGCTGGGGGTGGAGAACGCCCTGACCCTGTCTCTGCCGGGACGCGCGGAGTTGGAGGCTGAACTGCAGTTTTGCCTGGGGCCGGAGTTCGTCCTGGTCACGTTTCATCCCGTGACCCTGGACGCCGACCCGGCGGAACAGGCCCGGAGCTTCTTCGCGGGCCTCGCCCTGATGCTGGACGAACGGCCGGAACTGCGGGCCGTGATCACCGGGGCCAACGCGGACGCCGGGGGCGGGGCCGTGGACGCCCTGACCCATGAACTGGTCGGACGTTTCCCCGGCCGCATCCTGGCCCGGCCCTCCCTGGGGCAGGTGCGCTACCTCTCGGCCATGAAGCACTGCCGTTGTGTGGCGGGCAACTCCTCCTCCGGGGTCATCGAGGCCCCGAGCTTCGGCGTACCCACGGTGAACGTGGGCAGCCGCCAGGACGGCCGCGTGCGCGCCGCCTCGGTGCTGGACTGCCCGGCCGAGGCCGAAGCCGTGGCCCTGGCGCTGCGCCGGGCCCTCTCCGGCGAGGGCGCGGCCCTGGCCCGGAGCGCGACGAATCCCCTCCAGAAGGACGGCACGAGCCGCCGCATCGTGGATCTGCTTATCTCCTGGCGCGGGGGGCTGGAAAAGGTCTTTCACGACATCCTCGCCTGATCGCGTTCCACCTTCGGAGCTCGTCGCCGGACTCGGACGGCGTGTTTCCCTGTCCTTCCCTCTTGGCCTTTGGGTGGCGCATCGTTCCAGCAATCCTTTCATCATGCGACGGCCCACGGCTTACCATCAAAATGATCATATTTTGACAAAAAAGTAATTACTCGCCATTTTTGCATTGGGACAATAAGCCGTAAAAGACGAATTTTGGCATGGACCAAGTTGACAGCCCCAGGCGTGTGGTATACCAGCAAATCAACGCTGACACGCCAACAAGGATCACGGATGACCACGGCCCGGGAAACGTTGCTCCACGCCGACAACGTGAGCAAGAAGTTCGGGGGCATTCTCGCCCTCTCGGAATACTCGCTGACCCTGCGCAGGGGCGACCTTGCGGGCCTCATCGGCCCCAACGGCGCGGGCAAGACCACGGCCTTCAACGTCCTCTCCGGAGTGCTGGCCCCCAGCGGCGGGACGCTCACCTTCGACGGCCGGGACATCACCGGCTTCGACGCCTGTCGCAGCGCCCGCGCGGGCATCGCGCGCACCTTCCAGAACATCCGCCTGTTCCAGGATCTGACCGTGCTGGACAACATCCTGGTGGGCTTCCATCAGCGCATGGGCCGGGGTTTCTTCGCCACTCTGCTGCATCTGCCGAGTTTCCGTCGGGCCGAGGCCGGGATGGAGCGCCGCGCCAGGGAACTGGCCGACCTCCTGGGCTTGGCCGACCTCTTGGGCCAGACCGCCGGGGCGCTGCCCTACGGCGACCAGCGGCGGCTGGAGATCGCCCGGGCCCTGGCCACGGAGCCCAAGCTCCTCCTCCTGGACGAGCCCGCCGCCGGCATGAATCCTCAGGAAACCCGCGAACTCGCCGACACCATCCGCCGCATCCACAAGGAATTCCAGCTCACCGTCTTTCTCGTCGAGCACGACATGCATTTCGTCATGGATATCTGCGAACACCTGCAGGTCATCAACTACGGCCGTCTGCTGGCCGAGGGCGATCCGGCGGAGGTGCGCGCCAACCCCGAAGTCGTCGCGGCCTATCTCGGCTCCTCGGAGAACAAGAAGGATTGGGGGGCGGCATGCTGACGATCCGCCACCTCGACGTGTTCCGGGGACGCACCCACGTTCTGCGCGACGTGAGCCTGGAGGTCGGCCGCGGCGAGATCGTGGCCCTCATCGGAGCCAACGGCGCGGGCAAGACCACGACCTTGCGGACCATCTCCGGGCTGCTCCCGGCCCGCAACGGTGAAATTTCCTTCGCCCCCCGCGAGGGCGGCGACGTGCTCGACCTGACCAGCACGCCGGCCGAGGCCATCGTGGCGGCGGGGATCTGCCACTG is drawn from Desulfovibrio aminophilus DSM 12254 and contains these coding sequences:
- the neuC gene encoding UDP-N-acetylglucosamine 2-epimerase produces the protein MRIAVFTGTRAEYGLLRPVLERLRDAPDAELLLLVSGSHLSARHGHTVDEIRGHGFEPDAEITLDLDDDSPQGVARAAAQALAGCAEALARLKPDRLLILGDRYEALACAVAASLCRVPIAHIHGGEVTRGAVDDQFRHALAKLAALHFTACEEYRRRVIQMGERPEAVFNVGSLGVENALTLSLPGRAELEAELQFCLGPEFVLVTFHPVTLDADPAEQARSFFAGLALMLDERPELRAVITGANADAGGGAVDALTHELVGRFPGRILARPSLGQVRYLSAMKHCRCVAGNSSSGVIEAPSFGVPTVNVGSRQDGRVRAASVLDCPAEAEAVALALRRALSGEGAALARSATNPLQKDGTSRRIVDLLISWRGGLEKVFHDILA
- a CDS encoding ABC transporter ATP-binding protein, with translation MTTARETLLHADNVSKKFGGILALSEYSLTLRRGDLAGLIGPNGAGKTTAFNVLSGVLAPSGGTLTFDGRDITGFDACRSARAGIARTFQNIRLFQDLTVLDNILVGFHQRMGRGFFATLLHLPSFRRAEAGMERRARELADLLGLADLLGQTAGALPYGDQRRLEIARALATEPKLLLLDEPAAGMNPQETRELADTIRRIHKEFQLTVFLVEHDMHFVMDICEHLQVINYGRLLAEGDPAEVRANPEVVAAYLGSSENKKDWGAAC